The window AAATCCTTTGAAAGATATTCCAGAAAGAATAAGGCAACGTTTTCAATTGTAGAATGGTAAGTACTTTTAAGATCTGGGTAGGCTAAATGAAATAAAAAACTTTTAGCCCTCTTACTTTAAGCAAGTCATCCGCTTTCCTCCCGCAACTAAGCAAAGTTAGACTAACCTTCACATTTATAAGGACAAGAAGTTTTTCTCTTTTTCTACAGAGTGTTATAGCTGGGAGAACAACCTTTCTTGACAGGAAGAAGCTAGGCGTATATTTCATCATGCGGTAGAAGAAGTAAAACATTGAGCTAAAAAGAGCTGTTTTTCTCAAATAAAGCAAAGAATCAATCTCTTTCTTTTAGCCAAACCAGAATTGCCATGTCACTTAATCCCCAAAACCTGTGGCTGCTCCTAAATCGGAAGTTCCATTTTTTAAAACTAATTAGTAGTAAACAAGCTCTTGATTATTAAAAACTTATGTTTTTTGTCTACGTTTTTTTCTAGTGACTACAGGCTCATGATTCTTTGATAAAACTTTTGGTAACTCTTCTTTTAAAGCTTCAAGTATTTGTCTGTTTTGGTGACGTGGTTCAGGGATTTGCTAAAAACTTAAGCCTTCATTTACTGTCCATTCTATTAATGTTAAAGTAGATAAACTGCGTAAGCCCTCTTCTACTGTTAAATAAAGGTCCTTCCAGGCTTTATCAAGCTCTCTGATAATCACGTAGGCTAACATTACAATTAAAACATGGCCCTTTGTACTTTCTTCTGAACATACATAGACTGGCCTTATTTCAAGATCGCTTTTTACTGTTCTAAAAGCTGATTCAACCCTAGCTAAATCTTTATAACGATCATGTATTTCTTGCATGCTCACTTCTTCGCAAGCAAGATCGGTTTTAATCACATAGCAATCATCTAGCTTAACATCCTCAGCTAGCATTTCCTGATCAAGGCATATAGATAAGCTTCTATCTTGCGTGCTAGCTGCCACGCAAGTTTTAAGCGCTAAACGCTCGATTTTAGCTTTAATTTTTTTCAGGCCTACTTCTACCTGTGCTTTGGGATGTGCATGTAGATAAACATTTTGCGCGGAGACCCATTTTTCTATGCTAGCTAGCTTGCTGAGAGGAGAATGGGCGATTTCCTGGGCGCGCACAGGATTACGTTTAAGAATATATCTTATCCCATCTTCTTTGACTTCAGCTAAGTTCTTATCAAATAGGGTATATTCGATCACACCTCTTTTCATTAAGGTCTGTATTTGAGCCTTTGCCATAAATGGGTACCCTCAATATTATCGACTGGTGTAAAGAAAATGGAAGCCCCAAGCTCACTTTGGAAATGCGAGCGGAATCAGTCGTGACCACTTTCTTGCCCTCGTCTTTCTTTGCCACAGGGAAAAGGCCCGAAGAACAGGCAGAAGAAGCCAAAAAAGTCAGACCCGAGTCCTTGGAAAAAGAAGTGATAAGATTGCTTCGAAAAGAATCTTTATCGAAGAGTGAAATATCTCAAATCCTGGGACATAAACACATTTCAGAGGGATTAAAAAAAGTTCTCTCTTCGTTGCTTAAACAAGGAAAAATTATCTACACATTATCTGAAAAGCCTAATAGTAGGCTGCAAAAATATAAATTGACTGATAAAACTAAGGATTAAACTCAAAATTAAAATATTTTCAATTTAAGTCTCTTTTTTTACTGCTTGAAAATCAAAATTTCCTTAGACTTAACACCTTTAAACAGCTAAAAAGGGCTGAGGAAATGGATAGGATTTTTTTACGATACTATCTCTTAATGCTTTTTGCTTTGTCTCTGTATACGCCTGCTCTTTCTGCTAGTCAGTTACAACTTGTATCTACCGAATCACATCCAGAGGCGTTTATTCAAAATAAGAACATTTGTCATTAACTGGCATTTAACCTAATCTTTTTTCTAATTGATATTTTTTATCAACAATTTTCCATTAAAGCATCTGTTTAGCTAATGAAACATAGTCTTTTCTTGATCAGCTAAAAACTGAGCTTGCTGAATAAGAAAGCTAAAAGCAATCTTCAAGCACGTTTTTACTTGAGCTAACTCTTTTCTCCCTGCGAAGCTAAAGTGAAATCGGCCGAAAAATATTTCAGAAAAAAATATAAGAAAGAGAAGCTAAAAAAATCATATGTAAAGTTTATTTTTAAATCATAAAATTTCATTATAAATAGATTGTCTCTTGCCCTTTAAGTTTATTCTTGGTTAAGCTATTTCTGTTATTTAATTTTGGTTAGTTCATGAAGAAGCTTATTTGCTTATTTATTATTTTATTCATCAATTCCTACGGTGCCTATACGCAAGAGCTCCCTTCTTCTTCATTATTACCTTCCTTGCATGAGTGGCAAAATCCTACTTATGTATTTGATTCAGTAAATATCATGACCGGCCAGTACACGGAAGCTCAAAACGATTTACATCTTAGCGGGCCGGCTCCTCTCAGCCTGCGCAGATATCACACGGGAGAAGACTGCTTTTTATCGGGATGGCAGTGTAACTTCCCTAACCTATTTAACGCATCTACGCCAGGAGAGGCAGGCCATTTTACCTCTACGCACAAAATCTCGTATGAATATGATCAAAAAAATCGCTTAAAAACTGTAAAAGCCTCTGACTTTGCTGATGAACATCTCTACAGCTGGTTGAACATTCAACATAGCGATGACCCTTATAAGCAATGCATCATTCAAACCCATGATAACCAGCAAATCACCTATCGCTTCCGTGATCCTGGTTTAATTGCCGAAGTCATTTCCTCAAGCGCTCCTTCTATTGCTTATCACTATCAAAAGCACCCTTCCCAAGAAGGTTACCTTATCACCCGACGCGAATTACCAGAAGGCCGTTATGTAGAATATGAATATTATGAAAAAGGTCATCCTCATGCTGGAAAAGTTAAAATTCAAAAAAGCCCTGTAGGAGAAGATGCCACCGCTATTGTTACTCGTAGCTTTGTTTATCATGAAGGGTATACGGAGGTCTATGATGCTTTTAATTGCAAAACCATTTATCGCTTCTGCGATGGATATATAACAGATATTGAAAATTACGATTCAGCCGGCCAATTTTCTCGCCTAGAAAAATTAATATGGACTCAAGCTTCAGGAAAAAAGGAAAACAGCAAACAGCTTCGTACCCGTTATATAGCCGATGCTCAGGGTACTATTCTTATTGCCCACTCCTTTTCTTATGACAACCAACAGCGTTTAATTAAAGAAACCCTATATGGCAACCTTACTGGCACATGCACGCTAGCTATTCAAATAGGCCCCGATGCTTATCCTTTAAAAAATGGGATAGAGCATTATAGCATAACCTATGAATATGCAAATGATCTTCTACAGAGCACAGAAGAAGATAATGGAAAAAAAATAATTTATGCATATTTCCCTAATACTCCCTACCTTCAGTCCAAGTTAACATGCATTAACGACAAAATTATTCTAAGAGAATTTTACTCTTACAATCAAACTGGGCAGGTCACCACCTTTAGCAAAGACGATGGATCTTCAAAAAATATAAACGACCTTACCAACGTCAGCGAAAGGCAGATAAAAACAATTAGCTATCGTACGGACCATCCTGCCTTAGGTTTACCAGAAAGCATAGAAGAGAGGGCATTGAATCTTTCTACCGGCCAAACTCATCTTATAAAAAAAATCATCTATCACTACAACCATCAAGCGAAGGTTATTCAAGAGGACTATTACGATGCGAATAATCAACATTATTATTCCATAAATAACACCTATGATGAGCGCCAAAAGCTTATTACTTCATCCGATGAAGTTAAAGGGCTTACCGAGAAGAGCTATGATTTAAATGGCAATCTATTAAAACAAACATGTATCAGCCCTACAGGTATCTCACAACAAATTATCCATACCTATGATTTTGCCAATCGTTTAATTAGTAGCGAAGTTTTAGATAACAATGATCAGACTAAAAAAACTTACTTTCATTATGATTTAAAAGGCAATAAGAGAGCATTTATTGACGAGTGTGGTAATCAAACTACCTATGAATATGATAGCTTAGGTCGTGAGACTCAAGTGATTTATCCGGCCGTCTTGGACGAAAACCTTAACATTATTAATCCCTCTAAGCAGACAAGTTATGATGTACTTAATCGCGTGATAGCCCAAACGGATGCAAAAGGTTGTACTACTTACACTCAATACAATGCTTATGGTAAGCCTATCCTCATCCTCTA is drawn from Neochlamydia sp. AcF84 and contains these coding sequences:
- a CDS encoding transposase, with product MAKAQIQTLMKRGVIEYTLFDKNLAEVKEDGIRYILKRNPVRAQEIAHSPLSKLASIEKWVSAQNVYLHAHPKAQVEVGLKKIKAKIERLALKTCVAASTQDRSLSICLDQEMLAEDVKLDDCYVIKTDLACEEVSMQEIHDRYKDLARVESAFRTVKSDLEIRPVYVCSEESTKGHVLIVMLAYVIIRELDKAWKDLYLTVEEGLRSLSTLTLIEWTVNEGLSF
- a CDS encoding Fic family protein — encoded protein: MGTLNIIDWCKENGSPKLTLEMRAESVVTTFLPSSFFATGKRPEEQAEEAKKVRPESLEKEVIRLLRKESLSKSEISQILGHKHISEGLKKVLSSLLKQGKIIYTLSEKPNSRLQKYKLTDKTKD